The following is a genomic window from Rhododendron vialii isolate Sample 1 chromosome 9a, ASM3025357v1.
ACATCcattgagaaaattttcaacgCCTCGCGGGCACGGCACGTGGTGTCCGTGCACGCATTTCGGCAGTTCAAACTCAGACAAATTTAAGCCGTCTAAAACACATTTCGACGGCCAAGATATGTGCACAGACACCACGTGGCCGTGCTCACttgacactgaaaaatttctcacaaATGTTGGTTCTGTGTAGGTTGCATGCGGCGGAGATGACGAGGACATTCCAAACCGATGACACGCTTGCTTATATAGCGCCAAAACTGCAATGCAAATACTTGGCCTTTTCGACTTccgaattttagagagagagagagagagagagagagagatgaggacaTTCGAACCGTGGCCGGTTTTCTTCAGGCGCGAGTGGAGTCGGAACTGGCCATTCCTGGTCGGTTTCGCCGTCACCGGCGCCGTCATCACGAAGTATTCTCTTAGCCTCACCGGTTCGTGCCCCTCTTAATCTGTAAAATTAATTTCctcacaagaaattacacaaATACGTTATGTATTCAGTATACaaaaaagtctaggaacacaattttaaaacaccaaCGATTGAGTTTTACAAtcgttttaaagttgtgttcgtAGAATTGCCTGTTCGTATATCGACATGCATGCATGTAGTAATTTAATCTGATTTTTCCGCAGAGGAGGATGCCAAGGAGTCTGATTTCGTCAAGAGGCACAAGAGGTACCAACTAGTATCTTGATTATTACTGTAACCAACTGTTGATTAATTATTAGGTTGATTGAGGCACCATTTGAAATGCCTAAAAGGTttatttttagtaattttgtgTTTCTAACCAaaattttactccctccgtctccgtcccactttgttgtgcCCTTAATCCTTTTTGAGATGTcccaaaattttccaatttttgatGTCTATATTACCATATTACCCTCATCTCTccctcccaaattcaaattttgaatttgatttgaaaagaaagtgGAGCAAATTAATGATATAACgaaaaagttgacaaaaagtCATAAGTTACAAAGGGATAAAATCGTAAAATTGACACAAAGTCAATGTAATTATGGTATTTCTTTAAATTAAGTGAAAGTCAAAATAGGCTCAACAAATTGAGACGAAGAAAGTATAATCTTCTGATCCATCCAAAAGTTTCGCTccaatttgtgtgtgtgtgttttacttTTAGTGAGCTCTCTTTACTCTTTAGTCTTTAGACTCGGTCCCATTCGGTTTTTCAAATTCTCGAAAGATTAAAAAATGTGAgaatttgaagggaaaaaaaaaattcgctgGGCAAAACTTCGAAACAGGCTGAGCTTTTTGGTGAAAACAAAATATAGAGGTATAGAGGGTATATATTTGGAGGATTTTGTATCTGGTGTAATAATTCGGGGGATTTTATGTCCGGGAGAATCAGAACGCGCGACACCCAGCCTAATAGCCTATCCTCTATCCTTCTGTATACCGCCTCCTTAATGACCATGTATCATCAATCATCCAAATAAGCAATTGTTCAAATTGATTTGGGAAAACGGAATGTCTATATACTGTTGTGCGAAGCTAGCAAATCGTTATATGGTCGTGCGAAGCTAGCAAATCCAGTGTCCAATCTTGGTAGGGGCTTAAGACACATATTCCGCTCTTTTATCGTTGTCGTATCCTGGTTAGACGTCCGCACTAGTGCAAATATAGAAGGTCTTGGTAAAATTGCACTCAACCATGTCAACAAGCATTCGTCGGCACTCTTTCaatcacactcacacacacagaTTCTCTTAATCCTACTTTATTAATCTTCTCGAGCTAATTTGATTTGTGTCCACCAAACGATATATGCAACTTCATAAACCTCGAAAAACACCCGCCCTGTGAATTAGACTTCTGATCATAAAAGAGGAGAAATGAGTACGTGTATGACATGCTCATGTCACATATTCTGTCTATGATATATGATCCTTGCAATATGCCCCAATATGTATCTTGATGTGTTATATGATATCGTACGATGAAGCAAGGAAATGAAAGGTATGTCTTTTAAGTATGCGCCAGATGTGTTTAGGGAAATGAAAGGTATGTCTTTTAAGTATGCGCCAGATGTGTTCGGCGATATACATATATTTCTACCCCGGGAGCATTTTACTTGCAATCAATAGACAATAATTAGTCACCGTCGTTactatcatcttcttcttttgtttgtaGGATGAGGGGAGAAATATCTTGTATCTGGTGTGAGGAATGAAGGGGAAAATCTTACCTCCTCTGCTCTTCCTTTGTGTTTTGTGCCTCTGGAAGTAATGCAGACTAACGTTTGTACGTTAATGACGCATCCTCGATCTTcctgttgtttttttgtttgttagtttgttgTGCATCTAATAATATGTAACATTTCTCTCGAACTCGTTTACGTATCTTTGAGGACTTCAGATTACTTAACAAATAATCTTACTTCGTGCAACCTTGACAGAAGTTTCATCGCGGTGAAAATTTGTGACCAGAATGATACTTCACACTATTTTTTACAGCGGCCATGAACCGATGAAATTAGAGATAGTAATGGTTTGAAAGCGCGAACTATTTCAGACTTTCTTTTcgtgcgtttttttttttttttgtcttgcattCCAATGGTACTGTCTCTGCGGTTGTAGCTTAATCCTTTTTAAATAGCTTTGAGGCAACTGTGAATGTTACGATTCATGATTGTATGAATTGTTCTAGGCCAGTAATGAATACTTGATGATCTTCTTTAGCAACCCAGTTTCTTCATTTACAGATAAATACCAGCAttccaatttatttatttattacatgCAGTAGGCTAAGGCAAGTTACAGAATGGGTATCAAATTGGAAACAAGTCCACGATTATTATTAGCCCAACCCAACCAACAAACCCATTAAGTGGAGAATTACCCCCTTACTTTTcgtttagggaaaatgacggccaagaacgtattttgataattaatacccgtcaaggacatgttaagaacatttgttaatactgaaaatgtctttaacgagtaatattaattatcaaaacacgtttttAGCCGTTATTTTCCATTTCGttaggaaaatgacggccaattcGTAGTCTTTAAAACAAATGCCAATTCGTAGTCTTTAAAACAAAGCCCGCGTTGATCATTTAGGCGCTGCTGGTTTATAATCTCATCCAAGCTGAAAACGGATCAACACGACTTCGCTTTCTTGTTGCCTCCGGTTGAGATGGCCTAGCATTTCTTTCCACTGAAAGTAAATAGGGAAGCAGagcaagaaacaagaaaaaaaaataaaggttgATGATTTTGCCAAtcacttttttgttaacgtcacttctCTATAAGTGTATTTTGGTGCAGggaagtgacgttaacaaaaaaaaaaagtgacattaacaaaaaaggaagtgacaaaatcatttcccaaaataaatactccaCTATACAAGGtacaacacaaaataaaaaaatactcattagcCCCCGTTTACGCTAATGATTAATTTATGCACCccaatttttgg
Proteins encoded in this region:
- the LOC131301654 gene encoding ATP synthase small subunit 6, mitochondrial-like, translating into MQILGLFDFRILEREREREREMRTFEPWPVFFRREWSRNWPFLVGFAVTGAVITKYSLSLTEEDAKESDFVKRHKRMRGEISCIWCEE